The following are encoded in a window of Perca fluviatilis chromosome 21, GENO_Pfluv_1.0, whole genome shotgun sequence genomic DNA:
- the eef2k gene encoding eukaryotic elongation factor 2 kinase isoform X3, whose product MEDDMMFSMEEEGSAKRPTVQRSAPNQLASSLSDANASDDDDDDHFICPILDDSAKEICHYLKNCVYNRQLSNSLPKSNFMFREHWKHAIEKAKAMPDPWAEFHLEDIETEPCIRYRYNAITEEWVKDQIHIKIAAQPFGKGAMRECFRTKKLSNFSHCSNWKSASNYVTKRYMETVDRNVYFEDVKLQMEAKLWGEEYNRHRPPKQVDIMQMCVIEMMDRPGKPLFHLEHYIEGKYIKYNSNSGFVRDDNIRLTPQAFSHFTFERSGHQLIVVDIQGVGDLYTDPQIHTERGTDFGDGNLGVRGMALFFHSHLCNKICKSMGLTPFDLSPAEKSQLDCTDKLLKSAKTVLRGCEEHCGSPRVRTMSGSRAPLLLSRMSETSSADESMSDVDSVPCSPLIFPCSPNAAHGSMGKSPIGFSFTGMYEHERINNNNNTVEHKESDSSGDSGYPSEMRSDGDPNDHVDGARHRIQRHYSESDEDSVRRRKMVAPPRVSANLNSYNADNEWLTEEKWSFYHSSRSHVHRPSCVATEVERLNGLLQKKIGQSILGKVHLAMVRYHEAGRFCEKDEQWDQDSAMMHLERAALCGELEAIVALGQCCLQLPHHILSDMELEDNAGNKMKGFKYLLQAAEAGDRSSMIIVARAFDTGFNLSADRKQDWKEAIHWYDSVLTMSDYDEGGEFDGTQDEPRYLLLARLAEMYQVGGYNLSADPQRAGDLFTEAAEAATEAMKGRLANQYYMKAEEAWALMEE is encoded by the exons ATGGAGGATGACATGATGttcagcatggaggaggagggcagCGCCAAGAGACCCACTGTTCAACGAAGTGCCCCCAACCAGCTGGCCTCCTCCCTTAGTGACGCCAACGCCAGTGATGACGATGATGACGACCACTTCATCTGCCCCATCCTGGACGACTCCGCCAAAGAAATCTGTCACTACCTGAAGAATTGTGTTTACAACCGGCAGCTGTCAAATTCTCTTCCAAAGAGCAACTTCATGTTCAGG GAACATTGGAAACATGCGATCGAAAAGGCCAAAGCCATGCCAGACCCCTGGGCAGAGTTTCATCTGGAGGACATCGAGACTGAACCTTGCATTCGTTACAG GTACAATGCCATCACAGAAGAGTGGGTTAAAGACCAGATCCATATCAAGATTGCTGCCCAG CCGTTTGGGAAAGGAGCCATGAGGGAGTGCTTCAGAAC GAAGAAGTTGTCGAATTTCTCACACTGCAGCAACTGGAAGTCAGCATCTAATTATGTGACCAAGCGTTACATGGAGACGGTGGACAGAAATGTTTACTTTGAGGACGTCAAGCTGCAAATGGAGGCCAAACTCTGGGGAGAGGAGTACAACCGCCACCGACCTCCCAAACAG GTGGACATCATGCAGATGTGTGTGATAGAGATGATGGACAGACCAGGTAAACCTCTCTTCCACCTGGAACATTACATCGAGGGCAAGTACATCAAATACAACTCCAACTCTGGCTTTGTGAGGGACGACAACATCCGACTCACTCCACAG GCCTTCAGTCACTTTACTTTTGAGCGATCGGGCCACCAGCTGATCGTGGTGGACATCCAAGGAGTCGGAGATCTCTACACTGACCCTCAGATCCACACAGAAAGGGGGACTGACTTCGGAGATGGAAATCTAG GTGTGCGAGGCATGGCTCTGTTCTTCCACTCCCACCTGTGTAACAAGATCTGCAAGAGTATGGGCCTGACACCTTTTGACCTTTCCCCTGCAGAGAAGTCTCAGCTGGACTGCACCGACAAACTGCTT AAGTCAGCCAAGACGGTGCTAAGGGGCTGCGAGGAGCACTGCGGTTCTCCTCGTGTCCGTACCATGTCAGGAAGCCGGGCACCTCTGCTGTTATCCCGCATGTCTGAGACGTCTTCTGCAGACGAGAGCATGAGCGACGTGGACTCAGTCCCTTGCTCCCCTCTCATATTCCCCTGCTCCCCGAATGCTGCACATGGATCTATGGGAAAGTCCCCTATTG GTTTTTCTTTTACTGGAATGTATGAACATGAAAGaatcaataacaacaacaacacagttgAACACAAG GAATCTGATAGCAGCGGGGACAGTGGCTACCCCAGCGAGATGAGGAGTGATGGGGATCCAAATGACCACGTAGACGGG GCCCGTCATCGCATCCAGAGACATTATTCTGAGTCGGATGAGGACAGTGTCAGACGG AGGAAGATGGTAGCTCCTCCAAGAGTCTCTGCAAACCTAAATTCATACAATGCTGACAATGAATGG CTGACGGAGGAGAAGTGGAGCTTCTACCATTCGTCTCGCTCTCACGTCCATCGGCCCTCCTGTGTGGCCACTGAGGTGGAGCGACTCAACGGTCTGCTGCAGAAGAAGATCGGCCAGTCGATCCTTGGAAAG GTCCACCTTGCGATGGTGCGGTACCATGAAGCGGGTCGCTTCTGTGAGAAGGACGAGCAATGGGATCAGGACTCGGCCATGATGCACCTGGAGAGAGCTGCGCTGTGTGGAGAGCTGGAGGCCATTGTAGCCTTGGGACAGTGCTGTCTGCAGCTGCCTCATCACATACTTTCAGACATGGAGTTGGAG GATAATGCAGGAAACAAGATGAAAGGTTTTAAGTAtctgctgcaggctgctgagGCTGGTGACAGATCTTCTATGATCATAGTGGCCAGAGCCTTTGATACTGGGTTCAATCTGTCCGCTGACAG AAAGCAGGACTGGAAGGAAGCGATTCACTGGTATGACAGTGTGTTGACCATGTCAGACTATGACGAGGGGGGAGAGTTTGATGGGACGCAGGATGAGCCCCGCTACCTGCTGCTGGCCAGACTGGCGGAGATGTACCAAGTGGGAGGCTACAACCTCAGCGCAGACCCACAGAGAGCAG GTGATCTGTTTACAGAAGCAGCAGAAGCGGCCACGGAGGCCATGAAAGGTCGATTGGCTAACCAGTACTACATGAAAGCTGAGGAAGCCTGGGCACTAATGGAGGAGTGA
- the eef2k gene encoding eukaryotic elongation factor 2 kinase isoform X4, which produces MEDDMMFSMEEEGSAKRPTVQRSAPNQLASSLSDANASDDDDDDHFICPILDDSAKEICHYLKNCVYNRQLSNSLPKSNFMFRNETETMAEPRSYKVLSQSAREHWKHAIEKAKAMPDPWAEFHLEDIETEPCIRYRYNAITEEWVKDQIHIKIAAQPFGKGAMRECFRTKKLSNFSHCSNWKSASNYVTKRYMETVDRNVYFEDVKLQMEAKLWGEEYNRHRPPKQVDIMQMCVIEMMDRPGKPLFHLEHYIEGKYIKYNSNSGFVRDDNIRLTPQAFSHFTFERSGHQLIVVDIQGVGDLYTDPQIHTERGTDFGDGNLGVRGMALFFHSHLCNKICKSMGLTPFDLSPAEKSQLDCTDKLLKSAKTVLRGCEEHCGSPRVRTMSGSRAPLLLSRMSETSSADESMSDVDSVPCSPLIFPCSPNAAHGSMGKSPIGFSFTGMYEHERINNNNNTVEHKESDSSGDSGYPSEMRSDGDPNDHVDGARHRIQRHYSESDEDSVRRLTEEKWSFYHSSRSHVHRPSCVATEVERLNGLLQKKIGQSILGKVHLAMVRYHEAGRFCEKDEQWDQDSAMMHLERAALCGELEAIVALGQCCLQLPHHILSDMELEDNAGNKMKGFKYLLQAAEAGDRSSMIIVARAFDTGFNLSADRKQDWKEAIHWYDSVLTMSDYDEGGEFDGTQDEPRYLLLARLAEMYQVGGYNLSADPQRAGDLFTEAAEAATEAMKGRLANQYYMKAEEAWALMEE; this is translated from the exons ATGGAGGATGACATGATGttcagcatggaggaggagggcagCGCCAAGAGACCCACTGTTCAACGAAGTGCCCCCAACCAGCTGGCCTCCTCCCTTAGTGACGCCAACGCCAGTGATGACGATGATGACGACCACTTCATCTGCCCCATCCTGGACGACTCCGCCAAAGAAATCTGTCACTACCTGAAGAATTGTGTTTACAACCGGCAGCTGTCAAATTCTCTTCCAAAGAGCAACTTCATGTTCAGG AATGAAACAGAAACGATGGCAGAACCTCGGTCATACAAGGTTTTGTCTCAGAGTGCACGG GAACATTGGAAACATGCGATCGAAAAGGCCAAAGCCATGCCAGACCCCTGGGCAGAGTTTCATCTGGAGGACATCGAGACTGAACCTTGCATTCGTTACAG GTACAATGCCATCACAGAAGAGTGGGTTAAAGACCAGATCCATATCAAGATTGCTGCCCAG CCGTTTGGGAAAGGAGCCATGAGGGAGTGCTTCAGAAC GAAGAAGTTGTCGAATTTCTCACACTGCAGCAACTGGAAGTCAGCATCTAATTATGTGACCAAGCGTTACATGGAGACGGTGGACAGAAATGTTTACTTTGAGGACGTCAAGCTGCAAATGGAGGCCAAACTCTGGGGAGAGGAGTACAACCGCCACCGACCTCCCAAACAG GTGGACATCATGCAGATGTGTGTGATAGAGATGATGGACAGACCAGGTAAACCTCTCTTCCACCTGGAACATTACATCGAGGGCAAGTACATCAAATACAACTCCAACTCTGGCTTTGTGAGGGACGACAACATCCGACTCACTCCACAG GCCTTCAGTCACTTTACTTTTGAGCGATCGGGCCACCAGCTGATCGTGGTGGACATCCAAGGAGTCGGAGATCTCTACACTGACCCTCAGATCCACACAGAAAGGGGGACTGACTTCGGAGATGGAAATCTAG GTGTGCGAGGCATGGCTCTGTTCTTCCACTCCCACCTGTGTAACAAGATCTGCAAGAGTATGGGCCTGACACCTTTTGACCTTTCCCCTGCAGAGAAGTCTCAGCTGGACTGCACCGACAAACTGCTT AAGTCAGCCAAGACGGTGCTAAGGGGCTGCGAGGAGCACTGCGGTTCTCCTCGTGTCCGTACCATGTCAGGAAGCCGGGCACCTCTGCTGTTATCCCGCATGTCTGAGACGTCTTCTGCAGACGAGAGCATGAGCGACGTGGACTCAGTCCCTTGCTCCCCTCTCATATTCCCCTGCTCCCCGAATGCTGCACATGGATCTATGGGAAAGTCCCCTATTG GTTTTTCTTTTACTGGAATGTATGAACATGAAAGaatcaataacaacaacaacacagttgAACACAAG GAATCTGATAGCAGCGGGGACAGTGGCTACCCCAGCGAGATGAGGAGTGATGGGGATCCAAATGACCACGTAGACGGG GCCCGTCATCGCATCCAGAGACATTATTCTGAGTCGGATGAGGACAGTGTCAGACGG CTGACGGAGGAGAAGTGGAGCTTCTACCATTCGTCTCGCTCTCACGTCCATCGGCCCTCCTGTGTGGCCACTGAGGTGGAGCGACTCAACGGTCTGCTGCAGAAGAAGATCGGCCAGTCGATCCTTGGAAAG GTCCACCTTGCGATGGTGCGGTACCATGAAGCGGGTCGCTTCTGTGAGAAGGACGAGCAATGGGATCAGGACTCGGCCATGATGCACCTGGAGAGAGCTGCGCTGTGTGGAGAGCTGGAGGCCATTGTAGCCTTGGGACAGTGCTGTCTGCAGCTGCCTCATCACATACTTTCAGACATGGAGTTGGAG GATAATGCAGGAAACAAGATGAAAGGTTTTAAGTAtctgctgcaggctgctgagGCTGGTGACAGATCTTCTATGATCATAGTGGCCAGAGCCTTTGATACTGGGTTCAATCTGTCCGCTGACAG AAAGCAGGACTGGAAGGAAGCGATTCACTGGTATGACAGTGTGTTGACCATGTCAGACTATGACGAGGGGGGAGAGTTTGATGGGACGCAGGATGAGCCCCGCTACCTGCTGCTGGCCAGACTGGCGGAGATGTACCAAGTGGGAGGCTACAACCTCAGCGCAGACCCACAGAGAGCAG GTGATCTGTTTACAGAAGCAGCAGAAGCGGCCACGGAGGCCATGAAAGGTCGATTGGCTAACCAGTACTACATGAAAGCTGAGGAAGCCTGGGCACTAATGGAGGAGTGA
- the eef2k gene encoding eukaryotic elongation factor 2 kinase isoform X6, translating into MEDDMMFSMEEEGSAKRPTVQRSAPNQLASSLSDANASDDDDDDHFICPILDDSAKEICHYLKNCVYNRQLSNSLPKSNFMFREHWKHAIEKAKAMPDPWAEFHLEDIETEPCIRYRYNAITEEWVKDQIHIKIAAQPFGKGAMRECFRTKKLSNFSHCSNWKSASNYVTKRYMETVDRNVYFEDVKLQMEAKLWGEEYNRHRPPKQVDIMQMCVIEMMDRPGKPLFHLEHYIEGKYIKYNSNSGFVRDDNIRLTPQAFSHFTFERSGHQLIVVDIQGVGDLYTDPQIHTERGTDFGDGNLGVRGMALFFHSHLCNKICKSMGLTPFDLSPAEKSQLDCTDKLLKSAKTVLRGCEEHCGSPRVRTMSGSRAPLLLSRMSETSSADESMSDVDSVPCSPLIFPCSPNAAHGSMGKSPIGFSFTGMYEHERINNNNNTVEHKESDSSGDSGYPSEMRSDGDPNDHVDGLTEEKWSFYHSSRSHVHRPSCVATEVERLNGLLQKKIGQSILGKVHLAMVRYHEAGRFCEKDEQWDQDSAMMHLERAALCGELEAIVALGQCCLQLPHHILSDMELEDNAGNKMKGFKYLLQAAEAGDRSSMIIVARAFDTGFNLSADRKQDWKEAIHWYDSVLTMSDYDEGGEFDGTQDEPRYLLLARLAEMYQVGGYNLSADPQRAGDLFTEAAEAATEAMKGRLANQYYMKAEEAWALMEE; encoded by the exons ATGGAGGATGACATGATGttcagcatggaggaggagggcagCGCCAAGAGACCCACTGTTCAACGAAGTGCCCCCAACCAGCTGGCCTCCTCCCTTAGTGACGCCAACGCCAGTGATGACGATGATGACGACCACTTCATCTGCCCCATCCTGGACGACTCCGCCAAAGAAATCTGTCACTACCTGAAGAATTGTGTTTACAACCGGCAGCTGTCAAATTCTCTTCCAAAGAGCAACTTCATGTTCAGG GAACATTGGAAACATGCGATCGAAAAGGCCAAAGCCATGCCAGACCCCTGGGCAGAGTTTCATCTGGAGGACATCGAGACTGAACCTTGCATTCGTTACAG GTACAATGCCATCACAGAAGAGTGGGTTAAAGACCAGATCCATATCAAGATTGCTGCCCAG CCGTTTGGGAAAGGAGCCATGAGGGAGTGCTTCAGAAC GAAGAAGTTGTCGAATTTCTCACACTGCAGCAACTGGAAGTCAGCATCTAATTATGTGACCAAGCGTTACATGGAGACGGTGGACAGAAATGTTTACTTTGAGGACGTCAAGCTGCAAATGGAGGCCAAACTCTGGGGAGAGGAGTACAACCGCCACCGACCTCCCAAACAG GTGGACATCATGCAGATGTGTGTGATAGAGATGATGGACAGACCAGGTAAACCTCTCTTCCACCTGGAACATTACATCGAGGGCAAGTACATCAAATACAACTCCAACTCTGGCTTTGTGAGGGACGACAACATCCGACTCACTCCACAG GCCTTCAGTCACTTTACTTTTGAGCGATCGGGCCACCAGCTGATCGTGGTGGACATCCAAGGAGTCGGAGATCTCTACACTGACCCTCAGATCCACACAGAAAGGGGGACTGACTTCGGAGATGGAAATCTAG GTGTGCGAGGCATGGCTCTGTTCTTCCACTCCCACCTGTGTAACAAGATCTGCAAGAGTATGGGCCTGACACCTTTTGACCTTTCCCCTGCAGAGAAGTCTCAGCTGGACTGCACCGACAAACTGCTT AAGTCAGCCAAGACGGTGCTAAGGGGCTGCGAGGAGCACTGCGGTTCTCCTCGTGTCCGTACCATGTCAGGAAGCCGGGCACCTCTGCTGTTATCCCGCATGTCTGAGACGTCTTCTGCAGACGAGAGCATGAGCGACGTGGACTCAGTCCCTTGCTCCCCTCTCATATTCCCCTGCTCCCCGAATGCTGCACATGGATCTATGGGAAAGTCCCCTATTG GTTTTTCTTTTACTGGAATGTATGAACATGAAAGaatcaataacaacaacaacacagttgAACACAAG GAATCTGATAGCAGCGGGGACAGTGGCTACCCCAGCGAGATGAGGAGTGATGGGGATCCAAATGACCACGTAGACGGG CTGACGGAGGAGAAGTGGAGCTTCTACCATTCGTCTCGCTCTCACGTCCATCGGCCCTCCTGTGTGGCCACTGAGGTGGAGCGACTCAACGGTCTGCTGCAGAAGAAGATCGGCCAGTCGATCCTTGGAAAG GTCCACCTTGCGATGGTGCGGTACCATGAAGCGGGTCGCTTCTGTGAGAAGGACGAGCAATGGGATCAGGACTCGGCCATGATGCACCTGGAGAGAGCTGCGCTGTGTGGAGAGCTGGAGGCCATTGTAGCCTTGGGACAGTGCTGTCTGCAGCTGCCTCATCACATACTTTCAGACATGGAGTTGGAG GATAATGCAGGAAACAAGATGAAAGGTTTTAAGTAtctgctgcaggctgctgagGCTGGTGACAGATCTTCTATGATCATAGTGGCCAGAGCCTTTGATACTGGGTTCAATCTGTCCGCTGACAG AAAGCAGGACTGGAAGGAAGCGATTCACTGGTATGACAGTGTGTTGACCATGTCAGACTATGACGAGGGGGGAGAGTTTGATGGGACGCAGGATGAGCCCCGCTACCTGCTGCTGGCCAGACTGGCGGAGATGTACCAAGTGGGAGGCTACAACCTCAGCGCAGACCCACAGAGAGCAG GTGATCTGTTTACAGAAGCAGCAGAAGCGGCCACGGAGGCCATGAAAGGTCGATTGGCTAACCAGTACTACATGAAAGCTGAGGAAGCCTGGGCACTAATGGAGGAGTGA
- the eef2k gene encoding eukaryotic elongation factor 2 kinase isoform X5, translated as MEDDMMFSMEEEGSAKRPTVQRSAPNQLASSLSDANASDDDDDDHFICPILDDSAKEICHYLKNCVYNRQLSNSLPKSNFMFRNETETMAEPRSYKVLSQSAREHWKHAIEKAKAMPDPWAEFHLEDIETEPCIRYRYNAITEEWVKDQIHIKIAAQPFGKGAMRECFRTKKLSNFSHCSNWKSASNYVTKRYMETVDRNVYFEDVKLQMEAKLWGEEYNRHRPPKQVDIMQMCVIEMMDRPGKPLFHLEHYIEGKYIKYNSNSGFVRDDNIRLTPQAFSHFTFERSGHQLIVVDIQGVGDLYTDPQIHTERGTDFGDGNLGVRGMALFFHSHLCNKICKSMGLTPFDLSPAEKSQLDCTDKLLKSAKTVLRGCEEHCGSPRVRTMSGSRAPLLLSRMSETSSADESMSDVDSVPCSPLIFPCSPNAAHGSMGKSPIGFSFTGMYEHERINNNNNTVEHKESDSSGDSGYPSEMRSDGDPNDHVDGLTEEKWSFYHSSRSHVHRPSCVATEVERLNGLLQKKIGQSILGKVHLAMVRYHEAGRFCEKDEQWDQDSAMMHLERAALCGELEAIVALGQCCLQLPHHILSDMELEDNAGNKMKGFKYLLQAAEAGDRSSMIIVARAFDTGFNLSADRKQDWKEAIHWYDSVLTMSDYDEGGEFDGTQDEPRYLLLARLAEMYQVGGYNLSADPQRAGDLFTEAAEAATEAMKGRLANQYYMKAEEAWALMEE; from the exons ATGGAGGATGACATGATGttcagcatggaggaggagggcagCGCCAAGAGACCCACTGTTCAACGAAGTGCCCCCAACCAGCTGGCCTCCTCCCTTAGTGACGCCAACGCCAGTGATGACGATGATGACGACCACTTCATCTGCCCCATCCTGGACGACTCCGCCAAAGAAATCTGTCACTACCTGAAGAATTGTGTTTACAACCGGCAGCTGTCAAATTCTCTTCCAAAGAGCAACTTCATGTTCAGG AATGAAACAGAAACGATGGCAGAACCTCGGTCATACAAGGTTTTGTCTCAGAGTGCACGG GAACATTGGAAACATGCGATCGAAAAGGCCAAAGCCATGCCAGACCCCTGGGCAGAGTTTCATCTGGAGGACATCGAGACTGAACCTTGCATTCGTTACAG GTACAATGCCATCACAGAAGAGTGGGTTAAAGACCAGATCCATATCAAGATTGCTGCCCAG CCGTTTGGGAAAGGAGCCATGAGGGAGTGCTTCAGAAC GAAGAAGTTGTCGAATTTCTCACACTGCAGCAACTGGAAGTCAGCATCTAATTATGTGACCAAGCGTTACATGGAGACGGTGGACAGAAATGTTTACTTTGAGGACGTCAAGCTGCAAATGGAGGCCAAACTCTGGGGAGAGGAGTACAACCGCCACCGACCTCCCAAACAG GTGGACATCATGCAGATGTGTGTGATAGAGATGATGGACAGACCAGGTAAACCTCTCTTCCACCTGGAACATTACATCGAGGGCAAGTACATCAAATACAACTCCAACTCTGGCTTTGTGAGGGACGACAACATCCGACTCACTCCACAG GCCTTCAGTCACTTTACTTTTGAGCGATCGGGCCACCAGCTGATCGTGGTGGACATCCAAGGAGTCGGAGATCTCTACACTGACCCTCAGATCCACACAGAAAGGGGGACTGACTTCGGAGATGGAAATCTAG GTGTGCGAGGCATGGCTCTGTTCTTCCACTCCCACCTGTGTAACAAGATCTGCAAGAGTATGGGCCTGACACCTTTTGACCTTTCCCCTGCAGAGAAGTCTCAGCTGGACTGCACCGACAAACTGCTT AAGTCAGCCAAGACGGTGCTAAGGGGCTGCGAGGAGCACTGCGGTTCTCCTCGTGTCCGTACCATGTCAGGAAGCCGGGCACCTCTGCTGTTATCCCGCATGTCTGAGACGTCTTCTGCAGACGAGAGCATGAGCGACGTGGACTCAGTCCCTTGCTCCCCTCTCATATTCCCCTGCTCCCCGAATGCTGCACATGGATCTATGGGAAAGTCCCCTATTG GTTTTTCTTTTACTGGAATGTATGAACATGAAAGaatcaataacaacaacaacacagttgAACACAAG GAATCTGATAGCAGCGGGGACAGTGGCTACCCCAGCGAGATGAGGAGTGATGGGGATCCAAATGACCACGTAGACGGG CTGACGGAGGAGAAGTGGAGCTTCTACCATTCGTCTCGCTCTCACGTCCATCGGCCCTCCTGTGTGGCCACTGAGGTGGAGCGACTCAACGGTCTGCTGCAGAAGAAGATCGGCCAGTCGATCCTTGGAAAG GTCCACCTTGCGATGGTGCGGTACCATGAAGCGGGTCGCTTCTGTGAGAAGGACGAGCAATGGGATCAGGACTCGGCCATGATGCACCTGGAGAGAGCTGCGCTGTGTGGAGAGCTGGAGGCCATTGTAGCCTTGGGACAGTGCTGTCTGCAGCTGCCTCATCACATACTTTCAGACATGGAGTTGGAG GATAATGCAGGAAACAAGATGAAAGGTTTTAAGTAtctgctgcaggctgctgagGCTGGTGACAGATCTTCTATGATCATAGTGGCCAGAGCCTTTGATACTGGGTTCAATCTGTCCGCTGACAG AAAGCAGGACTGGAAGGAAGCGATTCACTGGTATGACAGTGTGTTGACCATGTCAGACTATGACGAGGGGGGAGAGTTTGATGGGACGCAGGATGAGCCCCGCTACCTGCTGCTGGCCAGACTGGCGGAGATGTACCAAGTGGGAGGCTACAACCTCAGCGCAGACCCACAGAGAGCAG GTGATCTGTTTACAGAAGCAGCAGAAGCGGCCACGGAGGCCATGAAAGGTCGATTGGCTAACCAGTACTACATGAAAGCTGAGGAAGCCTGGGCACTAATGGAGGAGTGA